The Lineus longissimus chromosome 2, tnLinLong1.2, whole genome shotgun sequence genome window below encodes:
- the LOC135483383 gene encoding uncharacterized protein LOC135483383 isoform X2 — MMRKDGVGLSNEAWARRLAYLKQPGMSARNLPHNQLLQDQDVPDLTESLTKTLVHGHDRKSDTHGNETLDSLEEIDEDDLALFLPDVASSSDSETGTFPHNYVDIIGDQFDHMESLDAITNIASSCTTVVATCASGSGAGNEEIARAFQQHVGTRQKQAMLPDTTNHDLLPLESLVHKTGVSETITRPDQQSDQVQGANVNHPTNMPQLEELSSLPSQSCETQSSGSVMSPDNNNHCMSTASGSPCCDTLAYSQADSHCYLDTGPGSSCHQQHNDHDLHNLDSVSNVSPDSGILSISESPESHEAASPCNPITTHHPTLSPQSVFLDSVSPPRHADYLQPEADSTDDHPGYHSDINDEPPPLIPMFDHNVLIAPVQRRGRGRPRKNLLIPENAIISPTKLDHSFDSTISEDPPDLSRERIIDHGVQFKEIRIQTPPSKPKKVTKPSSDSGPKKRGPGRPKGSGEKSRTKIKDLLLLSAIEREQALGNKGVNVVCDLNQFTKAKGQGRKRKSETVKALFAMAEEAKKSQKLTVKKVVSLEKGYGMTEDNCDEDNQVKKKVRKPVSSKVLASGLKATDTRKGIPGPKPQKPTLPKAPRKSISMIMDELKSGASLPVLDRVDMIKSTENVSPIVIPSSEDELSNVTYVKQKYNANVIAESYRVVSGKSFISETHRLIEPVSCKRKVKDLISDLKPSENVTEKLAHSNVTVDSSNLNVTDKLLSAKQKDTKVPKNKNKNISWTKSSTPKSSPNVDSPVKKKRGPGRPRKSPLQPPGRVNKVATPRENKAASSSVDKAVLPKMDKVLSDTDMAVLPKVRKVVSSHVGRVPSPKKVLSPKLSPKESKPVSPKEPKAVSPQVTKVVSPKVSKVTSPKVTKLVSPKARSEGPLSDSSRRSGEDFASLIQSVQASIDSQFKGYIDDSEDNQDDSPGNSLDEIEPSSLSSPPKTKQHQPPSKQSKQLAPGAKTKPKVKKPKVHVMMRRTKRRRRKKKVEKPDVSESLSVETDLCSAGTVEYETSQDNAVGLLMVVPSTSSSSVEATSPSSPCPVVPSAGLGDKEEKEEAVKPTAEVTVVKAAGKATFGAGSQLREKTEELSKTLLPSSSSTAQPAPKLQLLPPCEKPHSKVVKKKKLKPFKSKHKNIIDPVFLEDVDEMSEQLEKLVLDLRHDMSVARNVKPGEDPMPDIFRKQTYIGRKRKKEWLSIHKQQNKELRKLREEFRKVKDRDKKVEKAKEKCAEPEEPVAPPFGATLALAVVDKQGKGKGKKIDGRKRKRSVSESEVVVQKPVALSPILEHNDHCLPLKKRHKLFTAASEGQKKTDESPVKSSPTLAPLVLPPAPTSMLVAAPVKPPKRKVGRPRKNVQVEDKPRSDSCVTAVADKMGVVKVVTAEKKTPGRRPKNVEKQFTGEKASPVQSVAKPVLSEAIRSVPMTYLLPKPKPSRSCRKKDVPVDSEQKDGTNQATNTDNDKTENSSSGNDKTSASDQSGPIKKRSPGRPRKNVDAGKKGSGDDDKSPERPKKIEKNTAPCISPERPDKDDQKKLDPPVSESTQVSVADEGVQADSTVSEGTQSEVPVCESKRLCTSATQTCDDDFKVLIPTKYQVEKDVQTCTSASQTQTPPIDDLENSPIGPKFQKEFEQFISQRSSVDSSKTSAESVNEEKLDKPDIDQGCAETLVTSKVSGVNGASADRVESSTADLKTSSCSPLSLSHEKPIETDSDVEVISSTSAHKKSSLKRSGAGRRCDPNNVDPILEKYLKKPDVPEVPADNSGCQDCSKLQDIPPRKKNKHNPVDTKLKSNAVVSLNKVKFSGLSKAKAGRKHKGKPGRKRKKQEPPMPSPPAKRGRGRKPKRRPGRPPKVKPAEPVHKKVSECADSSEYSSESDYVEEQRVDSKSLTREYHPLPVPPRKRKRVKDVGEKVAKKKRRKEGEPGEGKEPRKKYQKAGLFSDLYKESSSVKKSKAEEASKEAANHKPKTLYNPEDHEHGLLPLPIHVGKYMTEKEVDFQLPYDIWWLHSRGQLQKNIRPTPHYKKIRNNVYIDMKPVCPYESNPCNCIAPTVYNNLTVGCADEDCLNRMVYTECSPSTCASKEKCSNMRLQKHEWAPGLHLFYTGDRGYGVKCKYAITAGNFIIEYVGEVVSEQEFKTRMTQMYNNEPHHYCLNLDGGTVIDGYRMGSLCRFVNHSCEPNCEMQKWNVNGVYRVGLFALRDIKPNEELSYDYNFDNYNLEQQQECKCGSANCRGTIGGRAQRMNSIARDKNPVGRPPNDKRKSKSKLKKRKESEQATERSQYLQPMRPMSHRERCFILRHNIGLLRNLEKVRRIRQRMMKSTDDKKVEVEQPKEKSINHKDVFMSQFMALKTPRHIKTRRLKLGEEDSGVTRTAKLAQVLTDIFSAVADCKDEDGNNIAAHLMTLPPKKSHPAYYQVIKKLITLTSIEDKILSGEFSTPDPFDEEMLTLFKNVEVYCGKKSEMGLKVKHLRKVFYQARSEANPRIDEIMGTGSLYSANSEVEPSEADSESRHPEDDEDEEIIRCICGIYKDEGLMIQCEKCMVWQHCDCMRVSGDEENYLCEDCDPRPVDKEVPFTECDSSTPPEQTQYMTLFRDELLVRLGNCVYITRQTSVGEEPPVRPSYQSVEDPNRDHLDIFRVERLWVDEKNEKFAYGHVYLRPQETFHEPSRKFFPNEVFRVPMYDVIPLNAIFGACHVLDLNTYCKGRPKGVIKEEDVYICEYRLDKTAHVFYKISRSKYPTNIKSYCFDSFEKKLQPKRTFSPHTVPDSYKRKGSYSDTMSTTSGDIFPFQMAAADGDNDTAFIDDAGQKKPKKRKDPDTDSDEDLPLARVRDKKRQERKDRLNIILTKLLANVPGKQPVDLTYLLEGGRGKRARKKSHPLSP, encoded by the exons ATGATGCGGAAAGATGGTGTAGGCCTCAGCAATGAGGCCTGGGCCAGGCGGCTGGCGTATTTGAAACAACCCGGGATGTCCGCAAGAAATCTGCCGCACAATCAGCTACTTCAAGACCAGGATGTTCCTGATCTGACCGAATCACTCACCAAAACGTTAGTCCATGGCCACGACCGAAAGAGTGACACACACGGAAACGAAACACTCGATAGCCTTGAGGAAATCGATGAGGATGATTTGGCTCTCTTCTTGCCGGATGTCGCTAGCTCATCAGATTCTGAAACAGGCACGTTCCCGCACAATTACGTTGACATTATCGGTGATCAATTTGATCATATGGAATCTCTAGACGCGATTACGAACATTGCTTCATCATGTACGACTGTTGTGGCCACTTGTGCAAGCGGTAGTGGAGCAGGTAATGAGGAGATAGCCAGGGCATTTCAGCAGCATGTAGGGACGCGTCAGAAACAGGCAATGCTGCCGGACACTACCAACCATGACTTGTTACCGCTGGAGTCTCTTGTTCATAAAACCGGTGTCTCAGAAACAATCACTCGGCCTGATCAGCAGTCAGACCAGGTGCAAGGAGCTAATGTCAATCATCCAACGAACATGCCGCAATTAGAGGAGTTGAGCTCACTGCCATCACAATCATGTGAGACACAATCCTCTGGGTCAGTGATGAGCCCTGACAATAACAATCACTGTATGAGTACCGCGTCAGGATCACCGTGTTGTGACACCCTGGCGTACAGTCAGGCAGACTCGCACTGTTATCTGGACACCGGTCCTGGCAGctcatgccatcagcagcacaaCGATCATGATTTACACAACTTGGATAGTGTATCAAACGTTTCTCCGGACAGTGGTATCTTATCAATATCAGAATCTCCTGAGAGTCACGAGGCAGCAAGCCCATGCAATCCTATCACCACCCATCACCCAACACTTAGCCCTCAGTCTGTGTTCTTAGACAGTGTGTCTCCCCCTCGCCATGCGGATTACCTCCAGCCAGAGGCAGACAGTACAGACGATCATCCCGGTTACCACAGCGATATCAATGATGAACCTCCACCACTCATTCCCATGTTTGATCATAATGTTCTCATTGCCCCGGTACAACGACGTGGTCGAGGTCGACCACGGAAAAATCTGCTCATACCCGAAAATGCCATAATCTCGCCAACAAAACTCGACCATTCGTTTGACTCTACGATAAGTGAGGATCCTCCTGATCTCAGTAGGGAACGCATCATTGATCATGGAGTACAGTTCAAGGAAATCCGTATTCAGACTCCGCCGAGTAAGCCAAAGAAAGTGACAAAACCTAGTTCAGATTCTGGACCTAAGAAACGTGGCCCTGGACGGCCAAAAGGTTCAGGGGAGAAGTCACGGACTAAGATAAAGGACTTGTTATTGTTGAGTGCCATAGAACGAGAGCAAGCGCTCGGGAATAAAGGTGTTAATGTTGTTTGTGATTTGAATCAGTTTACAAAAGCAAAGGGCCAGGGTAGGAAGAGGAAATCAGAGACTGTGAAAGCTTTGTTTGCTATGGCAGAAGAAGCCAAGAAATCACAGAAATTGACTGTGAAGAAGGTTGTGAGTTTAGAGAAAGGGTACGGAATGACTGAGGATAACTGTGATGAAGACAATCAGGTCAAGAAGAAGGTACGCAAACCGGTCTCTAGTAAGGTCCTGGCCAGTGGGTTGAAAGCTACTGATACACGCAAAGGCATCCCTGGCCCAAAGCCACAAAAACCAACTCTTCCCAAGGCTCCGAGGAAATCTATTAGTATGATTATGGATGAACTCAAAAGTGGAGCATCATTACCGGTATTGGACCGTGTTGATATGATCAAGTCAACTGAAAATGTTAGCCCCATTGTGATACCGTCTTCAGAGGATGAACTAAGTAATGTGACATATGTGAAACAGAAATACAATGCAAATGTTATAGCCGAGAGTTACCGGGTTGTGTCGGGTAAAAGTTTTATCAGCGAGACACACAGACTTATAGAGCCGGTCTCTTGCAAGAGGAAGGTTAAGGACTTGATCTCAGATTTGAAGCCAAgtgaaaatgtgacagaaaaGTTAGCACATTCCAATGTGACTGTAGATTCATCTAATCTCAATGTGACAGATAAGTTATTAAGTGCCAAACAAAAGGATACAAAAGttccaaaaaataaaaacaaaaatatatcaTGGACAAAGTCTAGTACGCCCAAGTCATCTCCTAATGTGGATAGTCCTGTGAAGAAGAAGCGTGGTCCTGGTCGGCCGCGCAAGTCTCCACTTCAACCACCGGGAAGAGTAAACAAGGTAGCAACACCAAGGGAAAATAAGGCAGCTTCTTCTAGTGTTGATAAGGCAGTGTTGCCCAAGATGGATAAGGTTCTTTCAGACACGGATATGGCAGTGCTACCAAAGGTCCGCAAGGTTGTGTCGTCACATGTGGGCAGGGTGCCATCTCCTAAAAAGGTACTGTCTCCTAAACTGTCTCCTAAAGAATCAAAGCCGGTCTCTCCAAAAGAGCCTAAGGCAGTTTCGCCTCAAGTGACTAAGGTTGTGTCTCCTAAGGTGTCCAAGGTAACCTCTCCTAAAGTGACTAAGTTAGTTTCTCCTAAAGCCAGGTCCGAGGGACCACTCTCAGATTCTAGCAGGCGATCAGGGGAGGATTTTGCTTCATTAATCCAGAGTGTGCAAGCTTCAATTGATTCCCAGTTCAAGGGTTATATCGATGACTCTGAGGACAATCAGGATGATAGTCCTGGCAATAGTTTGGATGAAATCGAACCCTCTTCTTTATCATCCCCGCCAAAGACAAAACAACACCAACCACCATCCAAACAGTCTAAACAACTAGCGCCTGGTGCGAAAACAAAACCCAAAGTTAAAAAGCCAAAAGTACATGTGATGATGCGAAGAACTAAACGCCGACGGCGAAAGAAAAAGGTTGAGAAACCTGATGTTTCCGAGTCGTTGTCTGTTGAGACTGATCTCTGCAGTGCTGGCACTGTGGAGTATGAGACGAGCCAGGACAATGCTGTAGGGCTACTCATGGTGGTGCCATCCACGTCAAGTTCTTCTGTTGAAGCTACTTCTCCGAGTTCACCTTGCCCGGTTGTGCCATCTGCTGGTTTGGGTGACAAGGAAGAGAAGGAAGAGGCTGTCAAGCCTACTGCTGAGGTGACTGTTGTGAAGGCGGCTGGTAAAGCTACCTTTGGGGCTGGCTCTCAGTTACGAGAGAAAACTGAGGAACTCAGTAAAACTCTGTTACCGTCTTCCAGTTCAACAGCACAGCCAGCACCAAAGTTGCAATTGCTTCCACCCTGTGAAAAACCCCATTCTAAAgttgtgaaaaagaaaaagttaAAGCCATTCAAATCGAAACATAAGAATATAATCGACCCAGTGTTCTTAGAGGATGTCGATGAAATGTCTGAACAGTTGGAAAAGCTGGTGCTAGATCTGAGACATGATATGTCTGTTGCACGCAATGTGAAACCCGGTGAAGACCCTATGCCGGATATCTTCAGGAAACAAACATACATAGGACGCAAACGTAAGAAAGAATGGCTGAGTATTCATAAACAACAGAATAAGGAGTTACGCAAACTGCGTGAGGAATTCCGTAAGGTCAAGGATCGTGATAAGAAAGTGGAGAAAGCAAAGGAGAAATGTGCCGAACCTGAGGAGCCAGTAGCGCCCCCTTTTGGGGCGACTCTTGCATTAGCTGTGGTCGATAAACAGgggaaggggaaggggaagAAAATTGATGGTCGGAAGCGTAAACGTTCAGTTAGTGAATCTGAGGTTGTTGTACAGAAACCAGTTGCACTTTCACCCATTCTGGAACACAATGATCATTGTTTGCCGTTGAAGAAGCGACACAAGTTATTTACTGCTGCTTCTGAAGGACAAAAGAAGACTGACGAGTCACCGGTCAAGTCATCCCCGACGCTTGCACCCCTGGTTCTACCACCAGCACCAACCTCAATGCTAGTGGCTGCTCCTGTAAAACCTCCCAAGCGAAAAGTTGGTCGGCCAAGGAAGAACGTCCAAGTGGAAGACAAACCGAGATCAG ACTCGTGTGTTACGGCAGTAGCAGACAAGATGGGTGTTGTCAAGGTGGTGACTGCTGAGAAGAAAACACCAGGCCGTCGTCCAAAGAATGTGGAGAAACAGTTCACCGGTGAGAAAGCCAGCCCAGTGCAGTCTGTTGCCAAGCCTGTCCTTTCAGAGGCGATTAGGTCTGTACCAATGACATATCTACTGCCTAAACCCAAGCCTAGTCGGTCATGCAGGAAGAAGGACGTGCCAGTGGATAGTGAGCAGAAAGATGGGACGAATCAAGCTACCAATACGGATAATGATAAAACGGAGAACTCGTCAAGCGGAAATGATAAGACATCGGCTTCTGATCAAAGTGGTCCGATCAAGAAGCGCAGTCCAGGCCGCCCGAGGAAGAACGTTGATGCTGGAAAGAAAGGTTCTGGTGACGATGACAAAAGTCCAGAACGACCGAAGAAGATTGAAAAGAACACTGCTCCTTGTATCAGCCCTGAGCGGCCAGATAAAGACGATCAGAAAAAGTTAGATCCTCCGGTGTCTGAGAGTACGCAGGTTTCCGTGGCAGATGAAGGTGTTCAGGCAGATAGTACCGTGTCGGAAGGAACTCAGTCAGAGGTACCTGTCTGCGAGAGTAAGAGGTTATGTACCTCTGCGACTCAAACGTGtgatgatgatttcaaagtGTTGATACCAACAAAGTATCAGGTTGAGAAGGATGTTCAGACGTGTACGTCTGCATCGCAGACTCAGACACCACCTATTGATGACCTGGAGAATTCACCAATTGGTCCAAAATTCCAGAAGGAATTTGAACAATTCATCAGCCAAAGATCCTCTGTGGATAGTAGCAAAACGTCTGCTGAGAGTGTAAATGAGGAAAAATTGGATAAACCTGATATCGACCAAGGTTGTGCAGAGACTCTAGTCACTTCGAAAGTTTCTGGTGTTAATGGTGCTTCAGCTGACAGGGTGGAATCATCGACGGCTGATCTCAAAACCTCCTCTTGCTCACCTCTCTCACTCTCACATGAGAAACCAATCGAAACGGACAGTGATGTGGAAGTGATATCCTCGACATCTGCTCACAAAAAGTCTAGTCTAAAGCGGTCTGGTGCAGGCAGACGTTGTGATCCTAACAATGTGGACCCTATCCTggagaaatatttgaaaaagccTGATGTACCTGAAGTGCCCGCTGACAACAGTGGGTGTCAGGATTGTTCAAAGCTTCAGGACATACCACCACGAAAGAAAAATAAGCATAACCCAGTGGACACAAAGTTAAAATCCAATGCAGTGGTGTCTCTCAATAAAGTGAAGTTCAGTGGATTATCGAAAGCAAAGGCTGGACGAAAGCACAAAGGGAAACCTGGCCGGAAACGTAAGAAGCAGGAACCACCAATGCCTAGCCCTCCTGCTAAAAGAGGGCGAGGTAGGAAGCCAAAGCGTCGGCCAGGAAGACCTCCAAAGGTCAAACCAGCAGAACCCGTTCATAAAAAGGTGTCAGAATGTGCAGATTCGTCGGAATACTCCAGTGAATCGGATTATGTTGAGGAGCAGCGCGTTGATAGTAAATCATTGACGAGGGAATACCATCCGTTACCTGTACCACCACGGAAGCGTAAGCGAGTGAAGGACGTGGGAGAGAAGGTGGCCAAGAAAaagagaaggaaggaagg TGAACCAGGCGAGGGAAAGGAACCGAGGAAGAAATACCAAAAAGCCGGCCTCTTCTCTGATCTCTACAAGGAATCAAGTAGTGTGAAGAAATCCAAGGCTGAGGAAGCCTCTAAAGAAGCTGCTAACCACAAACCCAAGACGTTGTACAACCCTGAGGACCACGAACATGGCTTGCTGCCACTGCCCATCCATGTGGGCAAGTACATGACTGAGAAGGAAGTCGACTTTCAGTTACCTTACGACATCTGGTGGCTGCATTCTAGAGGACAG CTCCAGAAGAATATCCGTCCAACCCCTCATTACAAGAAGATCAGAAACA acgTCTATATTGATATGAAGCCTGTCTGTCCGTATGAATCCAACCCATGTAATTGTATCGCACCGACCGTCTACAATAACCTGACTGTAGGGTGTGCAGATGAGGACTGTCTAAACAG GATGGTCTACACTGAATGCAGCCCATCGACGTGTGCAAGTAAAGAGAAATGCTCCAACATGAGGCTACAGAAACACGAGTGGGCACCAGGACTCCATCTCTTCTATACGGGTGATCGAGGATATGGGGTCAAGTGCAAATATGCCATCACTGCAG GCAATTTCATCATAGAGTATGTTGGTGAAGTTGTGAGTGAGCAGGAGTTCAAGACGCGGATGACCCAGATGTATAACAATGAGCCGCATCACTACTGTCTGAATCTGGACGGTGGTACCGTCATCGATGGCTACAGGATGGGCAGTCTGTGTCGCTTTGTCAACCACTCATGCGAACCCAACTGTGAAATGCAGAAATG GAATGTGAATGGTGTTTACCGTGTTGGTCTGTTTGCACTCCGCGACATCAAACCCAATGAAGAACTCTCCTATGACTACAACTTTGACAACTACAACTTAGAACAGCAACAAGAATGCAAGTGTGGCAGCGCCAACTGTCGTGGGACCATAGGTGGACGTGCTCAGCGCATGAACAGCATAGCAAGGGATAAAAACCCAGTGGGGCGACCTCCAAACGATAAACGCAAATCAAAGTCTAAACTCAAGAAGCGTAAAGAGAGTGAACAGGCGACTGAACGCTCACAGTACCTTCAACCGATGAGGCCAATGTCGCACCGGGAGAGATGTTTCATCTTGAGACATAACATCGGCTTGCTGCGGAATCTGGAGAAGGTTCGTCGGATACGACAGCGGATGATGAAGTCGACCGATGACAAGAAGGTGGAGGTGGAACAGCCCAAGGAGAAGTCAATCAATCACAAGGACGTGTTCATGTCTCAGTTTATGGCCCTCAAGACACCCAGGCATATCAAGACAAG GAGACTGAAGCTAGGTGAGGAAGACTCTGGTGTGACGAGAACTGCCAAACTTGCCCAGGTGTTGACCGACATCTTCTCTGCTGTGGCTGATTGTAAAGATGAGGATGGTAACAATATCGCTGCACATCTCATGACTTTGCCTCCGAAGAAAAG CCATCCTGCTTACTATCAAGTCATCAAGAAGCTCATCACACTCACCTCCATCGAAGATAAAATCCTAAGTGGAGAATTCTCAACGCCGGATCCATTTGACGAAGAGATGTTGACACTATTCAAGAACGTGGAGGTTTACTGTGGCAAGAAGTCTGAGATGGGCCTGAAAGTGAAACATCTCCGCAAAGTGTTCTACCAGGCGCGGTCCGAGGCGAACCCCCGCATTGATGAGATCATGGGCACAGGATCACTCTACTCAGCCAACTCTGAAGTGGAGCCATCTGAAGCTGATT CGGAGTCGCGCCACCCTGAAGATGATGAGGACGAGGAGATCATCCGCTGCATCTGTGGTATCTACAAGGATGAGGGCTTGATGATACAGTGCGAGAAGTGCATG GTGTGGCAGCACTGTGACTGCATGCGGGTGAGCGGAGATGAGGAGAACTATCTCTGTGAAGATTGTGACCCTCGGCCGGTCGACAAGGAGGTTCCCTTCACTGAGTGCGACTCCTCCACCCCTCCTGAACAGACCCAGTACATGACGTTATTCCGTGATGAGTTGTTGGTGCGCTTGGGAAATTGTGTCTACATCACGCGGCAGACGTCTGTAGGAGAGGAGCCACCCGTAAGGCCCTCGTACCAGTCTGTGGAGGACCCCAACAGAGATCATCTGGATATATTCCGGGTTGAACGCCTGTGGGTAGATGAAAA GAATGAGAAGTTTGCCTACGGCCATGTCTATCTCCGGCCTCAAGAAACATTCCATGAACCGTCAAGGAAGTTCTTTCCAAATGAAGTGTTCAGGGTGCCGATGTATGATGTCATCCCCCTCAATGCGATCTTTGGTGCCTGCCACGTGTTGGACTTGAACACTTACTGTAAGGGTCGCCCCAAGGGCGTTATAAAGGAAGAGGACGTCTACATCTGTGAATACCGCCTGGACAAGACTGCTCATGTTTTCTACAAGATCTCACGCTCCAAGTACCCGACCAACATTAAGTCTTACTGCTTTGACTCATTTGAGAAGAAGCTGCAGCCAAAAAGGACTTTCTCA CCACACACCGTCCCTGATAGCTACAAGCGTAAAGGATCCTACTCCGACACGATGTCCACCACATCTGGTGATATCTTCCCGTTCCAAATGGCAGCAGCTGATGGAGACAATGATACTGCTTTCATCGACGATGCTGGGCAGAAGAAACCGAAGAAAAGGAAGGACCCTGACACGGACTCTGATGAGGATCTCCCTCTGGCCAGGGTGAGAGACAAGAAACGCCAGGAGAGGAAAGATCGCCTCAATATCATCCTGACGAAGCTTCTCGCCAACGTGCCGGGTAAACAGCCAGTCGACCTGACCTATTTACTTGAAGGAGGACGTGGTAAACGAGCGCGTAAGAAGTCTCACCCGCTCTCGCCATGA